tacataagtattttaatttagaatttgctttgaatttttttgataaacattttgaacaattattgacaacttaatatttagattttaaactttgcattgaatgtttttaaaattattaattactaaaactattaaacatcccacaaatttttttattgttatcattgatttaaaaaatttgttataaagaaatacaaatgatcaaaaataatatgagtataaaatattttttaacaaatatcaatattaaaaatgtactatatatctatgataatatcatttaaacttaattttataccatataaaatagaaaaaagtgtttgtctggattaataaaatttatttaagtatttgtaccaatttaattatatacgtaatagttactaaatttttaattaatcaatatatatttattatttcataatatgtaaaaaatgtataaaacttaaaaataatttgtatataatattaattccgcgcaaggcgcggatcttaaccttgtatataattatttaggAAAACTCAAAGGTTAATTCATATTTGTACAACCAAAAATATAAGAGAAAATATTGTTACAatagtatatgaaattttttacaTCAAGAGGCACTTTATCACTTTTTAATTACATCATAAGCCACAATACACTTGTAAGACACTTTTTCATGGGACCTACAGAGAAAATATACAGATTTGCCTTTAATGAGaagaaaaatagatttttttatatactagAGGAAAGAGAAAGTgtgtttctttattattattatttaatatacttcttaatattttgtttttgcttattcttgaattaaaaatacatataccaaattttgttgatataataaattatgtttttttattctctATAATTTGATACCtactttaatatatttttttgttatatttcaaGCATGGACGGGTAAGCATGGATGGGTGAACATGGACGGCTATTTGTGGACGAgtaaaattatgattaaaattcaaaatttagcATACTACATATCTCATGGTGGAGGATTGTGACGAACTCGAACCACCGCAGCTTCACCGAGCTCATCCACGACGATATTGAGCTCGGAATCCATGGTGTGACTCACCGAGAATAAGAGCTGACTCGTTTTGACCAAGGGTTTTGGAGGAGGAGATGACTCGTTTTAACTTTTTGGCTTGTTTAGCTTTGTTTTCATCACTCAAACTTGTTTTTTTCCTCGACATGTACGTGGTCGTAATTGGTTTGAAGTTATTAATTTGTTCATCCTTGATATTGTGGACACATTGGCATCCATATCATAGCCTTTGAAtatgttacatttttttatcaagGTTTAGTGTTTGAGTTACTATTCTATCCACcacaacaaattttaatttcctATCCACAAATTAAAGAGATCTCTTTTGTTCTTTATTCATGGTTATGTTAGTGTCTATATCAACAACATAATCAAAATCTTCTTATTCCCATCTACAGACAAACATTGTTGTTGGAGTTGTGTCATTAAACTCAGCCATTGTAGAGTTGCTCTGATAAAATTTCTggaatttttacatttatctcCGTCCATGCATCACCCGTCCACACATCATCCGTCTACGCAACAAATGTCTATTAAAGGTAAAGTTATCGACAGTTTATTGCTGATCCACAATAAAGTGTCTCACATGTAAAAAATGACTTTGATAAGTCAAAAAGTGGCCTAGAGAGTAATCAACTCTGAAATACAAGAGGAAAAAGTAGTTTGGATTACAAATGCCAGTAGTAATGGGCTTGAGGTACGAATATCGAATTCGACAGACAGATTGGACCGGACACAATCTGCAGTAAACGACGCCGTATGAAAATGCAATATTTGCATTTTGCAGTGACTAGAAAGTGCATTCGACTGGTACTCCCCACTCGCGGCCGtgctttctctttttctcttcagTCATCTTTGTTTTTGTGCTTTTCATATCTTAAAGCAAATCTGATTTCAAAAGGAATCACCGAcgaaagaaaagaaaggaaaaagaagaatgaGTGAGGGGAGGATAAAGAAGAGTGTGAACGGAGGAGCACCGGCGCAAACAAATCCGGATGATCGGAGATCTAGTGTTGAAGCATCTTCTCAAGGGGCGGGGGCGGGGAAGCAGCGAGCTGTGATAAAAAGTGCTGATATGAAGGAGGATATGCAGAAGGAGGCTATCGATATCGCTATCACCGTTAGTCTCCCTTACTccctttatctctctctctctctctcttgatgtCTACATTCTTCTTCGATTCTAGGGATTTCTGATTTTTTGATCCTTGAATTAGTGCCTGTGAGTTGCCGATTTCATCGCTTAAGTTCGATTTGATGTTAGTGAGCTCAAGTTTATTGTTGATAATCTGAACTGCGTAACTAAAGTCTGTTGAATCATCCTCTGGagttattattatgttttgtagTTTCTAAAAAAAggttttacatttttgttgttgttgtacaGGCATTTGAGAAGAACAGTGTGGAGAAGGATATAGCTGAGAATATAAAAAAGGAGTTTGACAAGAAACATGGTGCTACTTGGCATTGCATTGTTGGTCGCAACTTTGGTTTGTACTCTACTCTACTTACTTACTTCCCCTCTTCTTATCCAGGGGGGGGAGATCTCTTAGTAACTTATGTCTTCTTTGGCTCGTTTATATTTTCCTGCTTTGTCTCTTATCCTTGTGAGTTAGATCAATTGTTTGGTTTGGGAAGGTTGTTCTTCTTGCGTTTCGATGGGTTTTGTCCGCTTAGCTTTGGGGATGTATAGGTCTCTCTGCTCAGTGGAATTTAtgcttaaattattatttaagctAAGCAACTAATTTAGTCTACAATATGAAATTCCGATCTATTATCTTATAGCTAGCTTCATCAGAGTTCATTTTGCCTTGTtcgaatttttatatatattaagtctTTGGATGTAGCTTTTCTTTTCTGTCAAACAAGGGATACATTTCTGAAACCTGTATTGGGTGTGAATGATAATCGTATTACTCTATGACTATAATCTTAACCGATCAATTCATTTTCCCTGCAGGTTCTTACGTAACCCACGAGACTAACCATTTCGTTTACTTTTACCTCGACCAAAAAGCTGTTCTGCTCTTCAAG
The sequence above is drawn from the Brassica napus cultivar Da-Ae chromosome A8, Da-Ae, whole genome shotgun sequence genome and encodes:
- the LOC106360641 gene encoding dynein light chain LC6, flagellar outer arm is translated as MSEGRIKKSVNGGAPAQTNPDDRRSSVEASSQGAGAGKQRAVIKSADMKEDMQKEAIDIAITAFEKNSVEKDIAENIKKEFDKKHGATWHCIVGRNFGSYVTHETNHFVYFYLDQKAVLLFKSG